The Hevea brasiliensis isolate MT/VB/25A 57/8 chromosome 1, ASM3005281v1, whole genome shotgun sequence genome has a window encoding:
- the LOC110646835 gene encoding SNF1-related protein kinase regulatory subunit beta-3, which translates to MSNQYGDDHEDTTVMGFEVPKSPDSSYNNVYPGNEDEARDPPIVPSHLQHTLLSYPGSADTSETIPAPQSVILNHLYIENREAPRSVVALGFTHRFCSKYVTVVLYKPVQRRGSTST; encoded by the exons ATGAGCAACCAATATGGTGACGATCAT GAAGACACAACTGTGATGGGATTTGAAGTTCCAAAATCACCTGATTCGAGTTACAACAATGTCTACCCTGGGAACGAAGATGAGGCACGTGACCCGCCTATAGTCCCTTCGCACCTGCAACATACCTTGCTTAGCTACCCAGGGAGTGCAGACACTTCTGAAACTATTCCTGCACCGCAGAGTGTAATTCTCAACCATCTTTACATTGAGAATCGAGAGGCCCCACGTTCTGTGGTGGCTCTTGGTTTTACTCATCGCTTCTGTTCAAAATATGTCACTGTTGTGCTGTACAAACCTGTTCAGAGGAGGGGGAGTACCAGCACTTAA